The genomic DNA tgcatgccttctgtgtgtgtgtgtttgtgtgtgtgtgtatgcatgcacgtgtgtgtgtatatattcatgcacgtgtgtgtgtgtgtgtgtgtgtgtgtgtgtgtgtgtgtgtgtgtgtgtgatgcagctGGCTTTAAGTCACCCATGCCTCTGTTATTGACTGCTCATCCATTCTACTTTTAGCAATCCCTATCAACTCATTGCATTGGCAAGTTTGTCTTTATTTGATTTTGGACTAGTGTCAGGTTATGTTCTTCGCTTATAGTTCTGTATAGTCTTCATAGCTGTTACACAATTTGTTTTAAAGTGCCCTCTGTGGAGTGAACAGACATTTATTTAGTCCCCCAAGTTATATAACAGGGCAGATTTGAAGGTCTTTCTATTTACCTGCAGAGGAGTGCAACCAATGTGTTTGTGGTTTCTTAGCCACATTTTGTGACTTTCAAATAATGTTTTAGAAgattccatttaaattttttgtgtaGTCTGCCCGGTAGTATGTGTTTCTAAGAGGTATTGGGCTCTCCTTCAAGagatttggaaaaagaaaatggagaactTGTGGTTGAATTTTCACAGTCATAGTCCTGTTCCTTCAAATTCCTGggcttgatttcttccttttccgATCTGAGTAGCAATACCCATGAGAACACTGAAGGACGTGGTGATGCATATTAAGCTACTAAGCAGCAATTGTTATGAGGGCGTACAGAACTAAAACAGTTTGGGGGAGAATGTTAATACAATGCCAATCATTTCCAGATATGTTACCAAACCAGTGATGATCTGGAAATATTAAAGACTTAGCACAATGCCTCCATGTGGTGGctattgaataaatatttcaCATACTATTGAACTTTTTTAATTAACTGATCTTGAAATTAATTCATAGCATTGATTAACAATGATGCTTAAGGAAGTAATCTTTCCTTTCAGAGATATAGATACCCTAAAATTAtcctgagagaaaagaaataaatatgggaTAAACTAAACAGTTCTGAGTCTTCAACTGAAATTAACGTTACTTGGGAGTCATTATTGGGTTTTGTAGGAGAGTtggttattttattataaataaatactgtaaaaAGAACTGACTAATCGACCTATCTGACACACCTGTAAACGTAGGGAAAATGGCTGGGAGGAATTTTGTTTAACTCACCTCCCAGACATTTAGAATGACTTGCCTCACCTACAGTGAGAGGGGTCAGAATGTGGGGAACAGTCACATCCATCACTTCTGTGACATTCTTCCAGTTTAACTCCAGGCTTGTATTGATTGCTGACTGACCTAGAAGGTGGGTTCCATCAATGTTGGCTTTCTGGCTCTGATGCTTCTCTTCAGTGTTTGTGTCTCCTATGCACACACTGGGATTGCTATCCTGAGACTCTGCTCAGTAGAGGGCAGGCAGAAAGTATTCTCCACCTGCAGTGCCCACCTCATTGCCATTCTCTGTGACTATGGACCTGTGATCATCATCCACCTGCAGTGCACACCAAACTGTCTGGGGTTATTGtccaaatattaaataaaattgtcTCACCCATGCTGAACTCTCCTTAAGCTATTCACTGAGGAACAAAGAATGGAAAGGTTCCTAAACAGAGTTTTCCAGGGTATAATGCTTGCTGTTCAGGAATGAATCAAGAATTGATAATGATATTCAGAATTGGTCTTCTGCCAAAAAACTTCAATTCCTTTATTttgaataacaaataaatacatgagttCACAATACAATATCTGAATACATGTGGTATGTTTCCATATGTTTTTTCCTCTACAATCCCTGAGTTCTCCTAAGTAACTCCATAACCAACTACAGTGGAAAATGGGCCTGAATTCTGGGTAAGGAATCCAAGGGGATAGGGAGCAAGAACAGAGAGATTTCCTCCCACATCTATAAGCCTCAGCCCCGACATTTCTCCTGGTTGAAGATTTGAGACAGCTGTGACCTATTCACTATTTCTCAGCAGTAAATCAATATCATTACATACTTACCTAGAATGGAGTTACCCTCCTTTTCTGCCCACAAGCACTCCAGTTCCCTGTTTCACAAAGAAGATTGTAAGCTGTTTATAAGTCATAGTTTTGTCTGGTCACTGTGGTGCTCTCTCACAACCATCAtctccatacatgtacacatcaTGCTTATGAGGTAAACTGTATCTTCTCTATGATAGAGTTCTCAGTATTAGAAACCTCAAATAACAGACACAAAACCACACGTGAATAAGCATTATGGACCCGAATCACATACCTTCGTTGACTAGGAGACTCCTGTTCCTAATTGCCCACCCCTCCTGGAGCTGACCTTCATGACCTCTGTGGTGGCTTCACATACTTCATCTTGTTTCCAGAGACCTCATGATATCAGTAAATTCTTCAGGGAACAACTGATAATAAGTACTGTGAATATATCTTGGATATACACTGGCCTCACTGCTGACTCTGTTTTAATCTGTGTTTCTCCACCTGTAGTAAGAACAGGTAGAGTCTGGTATCCTGCAAAAATCTATTGATGGTTAAGGCTGGACTAGGCCCAAGTCCAATGCCTCCTTTCTTCATACTGAattatgtttgcttgttttgtggaACTGTCTAAATTATCAGTTGTTATCGTTTTCCCACCAAGCCTCATTGTCTTATTTCATGTCTATCAACACTGAGAATAAAGATCAATTCCTATTTTTTTCAGGATCTGAGAACCAAGGAGGAGGTATGTTTCTTGAGGTTATACACACATTTTACTGCTCTTATttcatctgtgattttttttttttttactaatatatATTTACTCAGGTCTCCAGATCTGTGTAAATAACTTCCATTCTGTTACAATAGCTAATCACTGgaattttgtcatagcaataaaaaatgGATAACAACTCCCTTCAACATATGATTGATTGTGTATTTATTatagtagaaagaaagaatataagtAACTAATTTAGAATGCAGAACAGAGCTTTCTAAATTGGGTGCAAATATGTAtttaatgaaagtaaaataatacagatatgtaaaagtaaaaacactttttcagagaactgggaatagctctacctcaagacctggcTATACTACTTCTGGCCATACGTCCAAGAAACACTCTACcaaacaaggacacttgctcaactgcattcatagcagcttaatttgtagtagccagaatctggaaacaacctagatgtccctcagtgaaacagtgaataaagaaatttgcatgatggaatactactcagacattaaaaaacaatggaATCATgcaatatgcaggcaaatggatgaaactagaaaagattatcctgagtgaagtaacccagactcagaaagacacacatgatatgtactcacttataagcagatttttaGCTACTTAGCACAGGGTAAAGATACTACAATTCACCTTTCAATTTCTTATTAGTGTGTTTCCCACACAACACCTTCATTTCTCTCATCACAAAACAAAGATCTTCTTTCATACTATCATGCTGTACTAACTGGCTTTTTACCCCCacacattaaaaattacatttctctGAAATAATAACTACTTTTCTCCTTTACTCCTTATCAAGTGTCTCAAAAGTCTCCAGTGCGAGGATCTTATCTTACTTGCCTCTTAGAATAATCTCTTCTTCTGAAGAATTGCTCTTTGCCCTGTAGCTGGAATCATCTCTTCACTACCTTCTCACCCACTGTACACTGAAATACTGCTGCTTAAAATGGTAACATTGTTCTCTATTCCTTAATGCCTAGCTCATCTGTATAAATGACCAATAAGACCCTCAGTCATTATCTGATGCTTTGTCTCGTTTTATCTTACTCTGGGTTCTCTTCCTGTTACTACTACCTCCCCTTCCTTTGTAGTGCTAAGGACCAAACACTGGGGCTTTCTGCATGCTAAGCAATCACCCCATAAATGAGTACACTGAAGATGAGCTATGtccccattcttttttatttctcatcttGAGACGTGGTCTTATCAAATTTTTCATGCTAGCCTTAAGTACAACTTCATCACACTGTCATCACACAACACCACACGCTGGCCTACATTTGGGATCCTTCTCCTTTGGATTcctaagaaactgaaaataaagactTCTGCTTTCAAATCCAACTCCTAAATTCTTTTAAGTATCTTGAATTTCTTCGCATCATATACAGTATATATGCCAATACTATTGGTGCTGGGAAAATGGTttgtccttcctcttttttctgcATATTCATTCTGTAGATCCCAGCTAAGGGAACATTTACTCAGACAACACACTTTCCACCCTCAGAGAACCCTACCTCAGGATATAGGTCATCATAGGATGAACAGGATTTCAAAATTAACAGTTTTCACAATTTTTAGTGAGAGACTAAGCATCCAAAGGTACATGTGAGTTCTCGAGTAAACATTCTAGAACAATCACTTTTATCCTTCAGTCCATAAGCGTGTTaacaaaagaaattgaaatgatCCTCCACTTCCACAACACAATTAAACCAAGGAGTTAATGAGATGCTTCTCAATAAGCCTCTTTCTTCTGGGGATTAATACCCAAAGGAAGGTCATAGTTATTTAAAATCTCTTGTGTTGTGACTTATTGCAAGTCCTGGAGCCAAAAAGGGAATTGCTTCCAGGGAGCTGAAGCACACTTAACATGTGGCATTCTCCTGGAAAGTGATTCAAAGGAGGAGGAATTCTCAATTCCAACTTACAGACTGAAGGACTGTGAGTGATGAGGCTCCTTCCTTCTGCTGGAGATAAAAAGGAAGACAGCACCCAATAGTGTCATCATCATCCCCAGCCTCTCTGTTGCCTCTGTAAGTGTGTCTCACCTTTATCTTAGTGCTCAACGTTTTAAGCACTAGAAATATATTGTGCAGGTCGGGGTACAGAGTTTTATGCAATAGATTCTATGAGTTAATCTGTAATTTAAGGATCCCATTGTGCcagcaaactaaaaaaaaaaaattatagaagcaTATCAGGAAATTTCAAAACATGAAAACTAGAAAGTAGTAGTTTCTATGCCCACTCCTTGTTAACTCCAAAATGGCTCTAGAATTAAACTTTGTAGCCCAAAGTAGAGGCAACAGTAATGTCTTTGTTTCACATAGAATGCTAAGGTCTTTCTTTAGGTAGTTTCTTATTATTGTCCCTCATGCCCAACAAAATAATCTGGACAAGCCCTGTATCTCCTGAATGAGTGACTTCAATAATCAGGAATAGGGAGTTAATACGTGTTTCCATAAGATGATACAGGCTAATGTTCACAAGAGAACCTTAAAAAATGGATGCAGCCTTTCTTTGTTAAAGGCGCTAAAACTTCATACTTTTTAGTTATCTGTGATTTTATTGTTTAAAGTCTGATCTTAATACTCTACTCCTCACATACAGTTGCTTAATAAAGTGCTCTTGAGGCTGCCTTTGGAGCTTCCACACATCCTTATTTTGGTTCTTGTGACATATGTGACAAACATCCTTTAAAATTCTAATGCAGTGTGAACGGTGGAGTttggagagaatgtgtgtgtgtgtgtgtgtgtgtgtgtgtgtgtgtgtgtgtgtgtgagagagagagagagagagagagagagagagagagagagagagagagattctgtgcTGCCTCTGTGGGTTttatgtgttcatgcatgtacatatgagGTGTAGGTAATGAGTCTAAGACATAAAATTAGGCAAAGCTCTGCTGTCGTACAAAAAGTGCCCAAGGAATCCTTGGTCGCTATGCTACCCTCATACTTCTTTCATATGAGCCCCAAGATTATCCCATGTATATTCACAAATTCTCATATTTCTAAAGATGGAATAGCACACATCTATACTGCACAGTAGAAAATTTGGTATATTAATTCAGCTTCAGTGATGATCAGGCTTAGAGTTTAAAAGCATGAAGCATATTTTTTGCATTTATAATTCTGTTGTAAATACTCTATATTCTGAATCGCTTTACTCACTGTCCTAGAACCCAGTTGCTAATGAGATTGGAAAGATAATTTCACATTAAGTAAATTTGTTCTTGGGCAATTTCACCCCTGTATGTGATGCATCCTGATCATGCTCACATTCTTCCTTCTCCTACTCCCACCCCTGTCAGTTCCCCTTCATCACTACAAGGTCATTTCTAGAGTCTTTTTGTTTATTCTAGAATCGCAATGGAGCATCTAGGATGATGGAATGGGATCCTTTGTataaagaggggaagagagaacactAATGTTGGAAGTTACCTTCTGGGTGAGGTTGTGAAGGACACCACTTGCCATGGGAGTTACCTGTTCATTGCTTAGGAATTTTTAGGGAGCATCATCTGCAATTAAGAGATTAACTGGAGAGAGATACCCCATCAGCTGGAAAGACAATTCTTATTACAACATCTCTCTGTAACTATcaccatctttttctcttttgttgctgtgatgtAAACTCCCCTAATCAACACACAACATATTTTACCAAGAATTTCTTTCCACATATTTTCAGGAAAAGACTCTTCTGCAAACATGACAAATCACACTGTGGTGACAGAATTCACCTTGCTGGGCATCCCTGAGACAGAGGGCCTGGAGAAAGTCCTGCTCCTCCTATTCTCAACATTGTATTCCTGTGCCCTTCTGGGAAACTTGCTCATTCTTACTGCAGTCATCTCCTCCCCAAGACTCCATACTCCTATGTACTTTTTCTTGGGCAACCTCTCCATCTTTGACTTGGGATTCTGCTCCACTACAGCTCCAAAGATGTTGTCCTATCTTTCAGGACAGGGCCGAGGGATCTCTTTTCAGGGCTGTGCTGTACAACACTTCTTCTATCATTGTCTGGGTTGCACAGAGTGCTTCCTGTACAcagtgatggcctatgaccgctttGTTGCCATATGCTTCCCTTTGAGATACACGGTCATCATGAACCACAGACTGTGTTGTGTCTTGGCCACAGGAACCTGGATGAGTGGCTGTGTTCATGCCACTATCCTAACTTCCCTCAC from Acomys russatus chromosome 14, mAcoRus1.1, whole genome shotgun sequence includes the following:
- the LOC127198313 gene encoding putative olfactory receptor 10D4, which gives rise to MTNHTVVTEFTLLGIPETEGLEKVLLLLFSTLYSCALLGNLLILTAVISSPRLHTPMYFFLGNLSIFDLGFCSTTAPKMLSYLSGQGRGISFQGCAVQHFFYHCLGCTECFLYTVMAYDRFVAICFPLRYTVIMNHRLCCVLATGTWMSGCVHATILTSLTFQLPYCGPREVGYYFCDMPAVLPLACEDSSVAQRVGFTNVGLLSLTCFFLILVSYTRIGISISKIRSTEGRQRAFSTCSAHLTAIVCAYGPVIIIYLQPNPSPLLGAIIQILNNLVTPTLNPVIYSLRNKDVKAALRHVFLKRCLNLESK